Below is a window of Plasmodium chabaudi chabaudi strain AS genome assembly, chromosome: 10 DNA.
aatcgaattaaaaatatatgtggGTTGTATAATCATACTTCAGCATTGTAGAGAGAGATAATAAAGTTTatataatgttttaaaCTTCTGTTATTTATCCccatacatataatatgtaataattgcatatattctatatttttctcattattcctttatattattttatttgtttttgtgGGGTTCCCACAACTTTTGCTCCTCTTTTGAGGTTTGTCATACCATAGTGCTATTCAGCTATTAATAGAAACAATTATCCCTCTTTGAAGAAATGTCCATAAAAGTTTCAAGATTGTAGCCTTGCgcaaacaaaaatatagtgatgtgtgaaaatatatgcaatacaagcatataaattatttatctaTTATACATTGGCctgtttatatattgataATTTAAGTTAGCTATTGTATTCTCATGCTTATCAAATTTATGATTTATAAACAAACTTATGATggtatgaaaattttattttacttgtttaaactttttatttttcattatattattatttatcttACCTAATTTACTACTTATACGTTTTTATTGATTTTTCTGGCATTCGCGTTTAATCTTTTAATTATCCcacttatatattatttcaattatgtataatataatttttattctttttcataaagCGGTAATCATAATCCAAATAAGTTCGCAATTGTAGTTAAAtccaatttattttatataaattatatacaaaataattattatattaatttattttattttcgtaTGTTATATCCCTTTTGCTATATTTTAAGTTATCTCTTTTTTTACTCATTAAGTATTGAGGCACACCGGAAAAATTACAATacaaatggaaataaaaatataaataaataaataaatatatatatataatacaataaattcaaatattCTTCAATTTACTACTTAAAATTGGTaaccaatttttttaattcaaaaGTTTTTGatagtatattttttgccaTCATTATATTTGGGTATGTCGTAAGGAAAGATAAgcataatgaaaaatgattatttctttcataacattatatgtatattatgaatTAGCTATAATGCTGGCACAATCACTTATTGTGCTGGAcacttattattattgcaaAAGAGGCGCCACAGTAAATTAgtaaattaataaagtattataaaataaaaacaaaaaactGCTACTGCGAATACCACAACTTGAAAATTCTATTGAAAGAatcgtaaaaaaaataaatataagatCAGCATAATAATCATTACATTGCAATTTCTTAAAGTATTAAAACCCAATTTGACCCCAAACAAGCtacataattaatttatgcttttaattttattacattcaactcatttaataatataatgtaaATTTTGCTACTTGTTTTGattcatattaataaaaaaatataatgtctacattactattattctataaatgaatacaagtttatttgttcatatgcgcattttgtataatacAATTAAGGCTCTATCATATGGAATAATGAAACAAACACTTCAAATGGAAACAGTAGCAGACTATAATTTGTGGCATAGATTAGGATGCTATTGTTTCTaaattatgcatatgcatacttatttttaataatcaggcgatttataattttgtattatggtttttgcttttaatttaaaaaaatgttaaaaaaaaggaaaaatacaaattaagCACTTTAAttgaaaacaaataaaagcaCATATTAATTGaacttataaaaaatataaaaagtgggaatataacatatttaaaaaagttaaacAAATTGCACTATTATATGCCATTAAAacataaacaaaattgtaTGACTTGTGTGAGAAATGCTGTCTTCTATATTTCAACTCTCTCACTCTTGTGCATACATCACATATTAACTCGCTTTTGTAGCAAAAATGTGAAACATTGCTAATCCTTTGTTCCCGTTATATGAGCAATgacaatatattaaaatgtcCCTTTGTAGGTCATTAGGTATCAATAAGTATGACGTTAAGAACATTTTCGAATTTTGATTTCCAGGATGCGGTGATAAATCGGGATAATATTTTGCATTAggcattatattatttacactAGTTTTTGTAAATTGCATTGTTAAATTCGAAAAATATACCATGCTAAAACAACTTTCTGGTTCTAAACGGGCCCCTTGCATTTTAGTAATATAACTATTACAATTTATTCCAACAACATCCCCAGGATATGCCTCTATTTCACAAACAGgattgttaatatattttacaggttttgttaaaaattgaaatttCCCTCTATTGTTTCCATAATCACACCCTTTTATATAATCACCttctaaattattattcaagCCATGtgctttttttatgtttattttaagATACGGTGTTATTCCTtcatttcctttttcaCTGTCACATATACAAACAATAGTTATATCTTCTTTTACAACAAACGGTGGATATATACTCACATTATAAGtatcattttctatatgatttgttaatataactCCAGGTAAACTGTTGTGTATAtgattttgtttattatttataataaactCATCTTTTATCCcatcatatttaaaacaatatgaAGGATCATATCCCTTATCACTATTATTCTTATTATGAACAATAGGACAAAGCAATTTTATTGCTTTGTTATAATCATGATCAACACTGCAATTTCCTGGGGGATAATCTTTTAAGTTACATATGAAATAATTGCCAACTTCGATATCTTTCAAACTAGCCATAAGAACAGgggtgtatatatataaacatacacacatataaaACAACAAAGAATATAACGCCTTTCTCATcttaaaaacataaatcgataaaaatattaaaagtgaaaatgcataatatagaaaaatggaaaaaaacatatttcgAGCTACGGAGAAATATGTGTTAATATGACATATAATATGGCGTTGTGAATTCATATTGCTtcataatacaaaaaaataataaaaataaatatatgtgcaaTCATTAATAAACTttacacatatatgtatataatatatttttttaagtctTCAAACGGTAGCATCAACAAAAATACTCCAGTATGATAACTGTTGATTCAAAGAAACAAACAAAAGTTATCGTAACAAAGAATTTTTACATTCAAACTGAAGTATACACTACTTATTTGTTACAATTATGGGATTCATTGCTGCAACTAAATGATGTTCtgcaatataaaatgttggAAATGTTCACACATAAGCATCACTATATATGAGACAGATTGAAATGTGCTTAGTTATGCGACGACGTAGgcatatattgtatatttgcCTTGTCTCTCCTCTTTAAGTACACAATGTTTATTAACtctttcaaaatattaaaaattttaaaagttttttaaaatttatagcAAAATATGGATTAAAGAAAACAATGTGTTCATTTcaaaagatatattttaaattcttTATCTTCATGTTTTTGAGATCTTATGCATatcttatattttcaaaaaaaatgcattccataaacaaatttaaattcgtttttttttaattctttttaagggaataaaacattaaaataatattttgaaaaagaatcataaattaaacatttcccatgaaaatatattttattat
It encodes the following:
- a CDS encoding 6-cysteine protein P36, putative — encoded protein: MNSQRHIICHINTYFSVARNMFFSIFLYYAFSLLIFLSIYVFKMRKALYSLLFYMCVCLYIYTPVLMASLKDIEVGNYFICNLKDYPPGNCSVDHDYNKAIKLLCPIVHNKNNSDKGYDPSYCFKYDGIKDEFIINNKQNHIHNSLPGVILTNHIENDTYNVSIYPPFVVKEDITIVCICDSEKGNEGITPYLKINIKKAHGLNNNLEGDYIKGCDYGNNRGKFQFLTKPVKYINNPVCEIEAYPGDVVGINCNSYITKMQGARLEPESCFSMVYFSNLTMQFTKTSVNNIMPNAKYYPDLSPHPGNQNSKMFLTSYLLIPNDLQRDILIYCHCSYNGNKGLAMFHIFATKAS